A stretch of Hydractinia symbiolongicarpus strain clone_291-10 chromosome 9, HSymV2.1, whole genome shotgun sequence DNA encodes these proteins:
- the LOC130657594 gene encoding cytochrome b5 domain-containing protein 1-like — MEFVNNSKAMQRSKYFTPKEVSVHNTQKDVWVSFLGKVYDLTPLCLQHQGNMLLKPIIANSGKDISHWFDVKTKDIRTYIDPVTNCRFPYTPMGRILHTPPLCPRTDWANDFGRPWWKTESYCIGLLSEKTRKIRIVNTLTSQEQILEVCSEETMNEIQERYFRYNSHAKSYTWKYNAQNLDMNKTLQENQVANESEEFYELGLDEDQFLPAIHLYFNDDLTEA, encoded by the exons ATGGAGTTTGTAAACAACAGCAAAGCAATGCAAAGATCAAAATATTTTACACCGAAAGAAGTCAGCGTTCATAATACGCAAAAAGATGTTTGGGTATCATTTTTGGGGAAAGTTTATGATCTAACTCCCCTTTGTTTGCAGCATcaag gTAATATGTTGTTGAAACCGATAATAGCAAACAGTGGTAAAGATATTTCACACTGGTTTGATGTGAAAACCAAAGAT ATACGCACGTATATTGATCCAGTCACCAACTGTCGATTCCCATATACACCTATGGGAAGAATACTGCACACTCCTCCTTTGTGTCCAAGAACTGATTGGGCAAATGATTTTGGTCGACCTTGGTGGAAAACCGAATCTTATTGTATAGGACTGTTATCAGAAAAAACACGAAAAATTCGAATTGTTAATACCCTAACCTCCCAAGAACAAATATTAGAG GTATGCTCCGAAGAAACGATGAATGAAATTCAAGAACGATATTTTCGTTACAACTCCCACGCTAAAAGTTACACATGGAAGTACAACGCTCAAAATTTAGACATGAATAAAACCCTGCAGGAAAATCAAGTTGCAAATGAAAGTGAAGAATTTTACGAGCTAGGTTTAGATGAAGACCAATTTTTGCCTGCGATACATCTTTATTTCAACGATGATCTGACTGAGGCGTAG